TGTGGAACACTTCGCAGCCGCAGCGCAGGGCGTCGCTGAACTTGGTGAAGCCGAGCGGGAAGATCATGAATTCTTGCATGTCGACCGCATTGTCGGCATGCGCGCCGCCGTTGATGACGTTCATCATCGGCGCGGGCAGCAGACGCGCCCCCGTGCCACCGAGGTAACGATACAACGGCTGCTGGGTGTAAATGGCAGCGGCCTTGGCGACGGCCAGCGAAGCACCAAGGATGGCGTTGGCACCGAGATTCTTCTTGGTGGACGTGCCATCGAGCGCGATCAAGTGGCTATCGACGGCAATTTGATCGAGGGCATCTTCGCCGATCAAATTGTCGTTGATCGTGGTGTTGACGGCCTCAACAGCCTTGAGCACACCCTTGCCAAAGAACTTGCTCTTATCGCCGTCGCGTAGTTCCCAGGCTTCGTGGGCACCGGTGCTGGCCCCGCTGGGGACAGCAGCCCGGCCGAACGAGCCATCGGTGAGGGTAACTTCGACTTCGACCGTGGGGTTGCCACGGCTGTCCATGATTTGGCGTCCGTGAACGCTGGCAATTAGGCTCATTCCATGTCTCGCAGGCAAAAAGGACGGGCAATTTAAGGGCAAACAGGGCAAAAATGCCGGGAATTTCAGCTTGGCATTGTGACGAATCGGCTCCAGATTGACTAGGGCCGGTCGCTGGCGGCAGAGGTCGCGAAATGCAGATTGAAGTCACTTATTGAGCCAAGTAGCCCGACGCGTCAGCGTTTAGCCAAACCATTAGGTTGGCTGCCAGAGTTTTCCTTGCCAGGTATCGCGGGTTTTGAATTCTTGCTCCAGGGCGTTCAGCAGGCCGGGCTTATCGAGGCACCAATTGGGGCCAATGAGATAATCGGGCGGGGCATCGCCACTGACCCGTTCGACAATCATGGTCGGCGGCAGTAGTTCGAGAAAATCGACGAGGGTGCGAACGTATTCGGCTCGCTCCATCAGTTGCACCTCGCCCCGCGCCACCTGGTCGGCGAGTTCCGTTTTTTTGACGGCATACAGATTGTGGATTTTGACCGAATCGGGCTGTTGCCGGGCAATCTCCCGGGCCGTGGCAAGCATATCGTCGTGCGATTCGCCAGGCAGACCGAGCATGATGTGGGCACAAATTTCGAAGCCGCGGCCTCGGCTGCGGGCCATTGCATCCGGAAAGCAAGCGTAGCCGTGCCCCCGGTTCATCCATTCGAGCGAGCGGTCGTGAATGGTTTGGACGCCATATTCCACGGCCAGATAGGTTTTCCCGGCGACTTCTTCTAGCAAGTCGAGCACCTCGTTGGGCACACAGTCGGGCCGCGTGCCGATGGCCATGCCGACTACCTGGGGATGTTCGAGTGCCCGGTAATAGACTTCGCGCAGGCGCTCAAGCTTGCCGTAAGTATTGGTGGCTGGCTGAAAATAGGCGATGAACGTATCGCAGTCGTAGCGGATTTTGAGGCGGCGAATGCCGTCGCTCACCTGGTCGAGAATGTCCAGACGCTTGATTCGCCGGCTGGGGCTGAAGCTGCGATTATCGCAAAATGTGCAGCCGCCGGTGGTAATGCTGCCATCGACATTCGGGCAGGTAAAGCCCGCGTCGAGACTGACCTTTTGCACGCGGCAGCCGAATTTGTGCTTCAAAAAGCGGTTGTAGCTGAAGTATCGCAGCCCCGCTCCCCGCCAATCGAACGAGCTGGCGGGCATGCCTAGAAGAGCATCCGACCGGCTATTGATTGACGTCATATTGGACCTGCATTACATTACTTTCAGGCGGTGAACCAAGTGTTAGGGCTCTCTTCTTTAACCCTAAACTAAACCTCTAGGCAATGGGGTTCACTACTCAAGGGACCAGAGAAATGTACGGCGAACTCGTGCCGCTTGGTGGTGGCGATCCTATTCCCCTGCTCAAGCTCAAGCTAACTATTGGCCGGCGAGAGAACAACGACATCGTGCTCCGCTTTGGCAACGTCAGCGGCACACATTGTCAGTTGACGCTCGAAAGCGG
Above is a window of Anatilimnocola aggregata DNA encoding:
- a CDS encoding TIGR01212 family radical SAM protein (This family includes YhcC from E. coli K-12, an uncharacterized radical SAM protein.); this encodes MPASSFDWRGAGLRYFSYNRFLKHKFGCRVQKVSLDAGFTCPNVDGSITTGGCTFCDNRSFSPSRRIKRLDILDQVSDGIRRLKIRYDCDTFIAYFQPATNTYGKLERLREVYYRALEHPQVVGMAIGTRPDCVPNEVLDLLEEVAGKTYLAVEYGVQTIHDRSLEWMNRGHGYACFPDAMARSRGRGFEICAHIMLGLPGESHDDMLATAREIARQQPDSVKIHNLYAVKKTELADQVARGEVQLMERAEYVRTLVDFLELLPPTMIVERVSGDAPPDYLIGPNWCLDKPGLLNALEQEFKTRDTWQGKLWQPT